A window of the Methanoregula sp. genome harbors these coding sequences:
- the tpiA gene encoding triose-phosphate isomerase, giving the protein MPSPLILVNLKTYREGMGNRAHMIAQAAELVSRESGAVIGIAPSYIDLHPISHHFAIPVYAQHVDGCEPGANTGHITVDAIKVAGAAGSLVNHSEQRLTLADIEASVRGLAAHKLISVVCTNNEAASAGAAALGPDYVAIEPPELIGSGVSVSKANPDIIRRSVAAVHAVHPKVKVLTGAGIQSGECVKIAVDLGTDGVLLASSVVKAKDPGAILRDLVSKL; this is encoded by the coding sequence ATGCCTTCACCACTAATCCTTGTGAACCTGAAAACGTACCGGGAGGGGATGGGCAACCGTGCCCACATGATCGCACAGGCAGCAGAACTCGTATCGCGCGAAAGCGGGGCGGTTATTGGTATAGCCCCGTCATACATCGATCTCCACCCGATCAGTCATCACTTTGCCATTCCGGTCTATGCACAGCACGTGGACGGGTGTGAACCCGGCGCGAACACCGGGCATATTACCGTTGATGCGATCAAAGTCGCGGGTGCGGCAGGTTCCCTCGTAAACCACTCGGAACAGCGCCTGACTCTTGCAGATATCGAAGCTTCGGTCAGGGGCCTCGCGGCGCACAAGCTCATCTCGGTGGTCTGTACAAACAATGAGGCCGCCAGTGCCGGTGCCGCTGCCCTTGGGCCGGACTATGTAGCCATTGAGCCCCCGGAACTTATCGGAAGCGGCGTATCGGTCTCAAAAGCAAATCCGGATATTATCAGGAGATCGGTTGCTGCGGTCCACGCAGTACATCCAAAGGTAAAAGTATTGACCGGCGCCGGGATCCAGTCAGGAGAATGCGTAAAGATCGCCGTGGACCTCGGAACGGATGGCGTGCTGCTCGCATCAAGTGTAGTAAAAGCAAAAGATCCGGGCGCGATTCTTCGGGATCTCGTCTCAAAACTCTGA
- a CDS encoding CBS domain-containing protein, whose protein sequence is MHIPTPEELRTRRESLGLKQTELARRAGISQSMVARIEAGNVDPRISTLNKIIVVLNSSEPKKIKAAQIMHMPVLSVQPQDAITRAVEIFEKNNISQLPVIERGSPVGCISETVIVKAIEQQRLHKTHLFVVRDFMEPGFPTVPPDMDVETVINILQQNHAVLVVEGRMVRGVITKHDLISLIV, encoded by the coding sequence ATGCATATCCCAACCCCGGAAGAACTTCGCACGCGCCGCGAATCGCTTGGTCTGAAACAGACCGAACTGGCCCGGCGGGCAGGAATCAGCCAGTCAATGGTTGCAAGGATCGAAGCAGGAAATGTTGACCCCCGAATAAGTACTCTCAACAAGATCATTGTGGTGCTCAACAGCTCCGAGCCCAAGAAGATCAAGGCAGCGCAGATCATGCACATGCCCGTGCTCTCTGTCCAGCCTCAGGACGCAATTACCCGCGCAGTTGAGATTTTCGAGAAAAATAATATCTCACAGTTGCCGGTCATTGAACGGGGATCTCCTGTCGGGTGCATTTCAGAAACAGTGATTGTAAAGGCAATCGAACAGCAGCGCCTGCACAAGACCCACCTGTTTGTTGTGCGGGATTTTATGGAGCCGGGATTTCCGACAGTGCCTCCGGACATGGATGTGGAGACGGTTATTAATATCCTCCAGCAGAACCACGCGGTGCTGGTGGTGGAGGGCCGAATGGTCCGGGGTGTAATTACCAAGCATGACCTGATCTCGTTAATTGTTTGA
- a CDS encoding DUF3656 domain-containing protein — protein MSNPVCIPGKKPLPELLAPAGSPEAFRAAIAAGADAVYLSGKRFGARKFAANFSDAEIEESVSFAHARGVRVYVTVNTLIHDREIAGTIEYLIWLYSIGVDAVLIQDIGIAALAREIVPGLVIHASTQMTIHDAEGVQWAAEQGFSRVVLARELSLAEVEQIATTTKDTGVGLEVFAHGALCYGYSGQCLLSSVIGGRSGNRGMCAQPCRKPYTLVTGTTDAYGRPVQVLPLPAREPYLLSPKDLCTYGHLHALAASPVTSLKIEGRMKSPEYVAVVVAAYRRALDAIAAGDKSPLPDEMDNLLIAFNRGFTAGYLFVNRHRALMGRDAPDNRGLFIGTVSRYDAKTRTAAVRIDSERVPKPGDGLFFIDQQFPEQQFGFALNTAPTRTKESIVLALPQPAGPGTKVYLTSSVDLTAHARQIIGHPSTNLRHPVPLDLDVRVDDRGRLTLDGRIHPADGREITISSTPDITLVPAESRPLTAELMEQQMRKSGGTPFVIATVTMHYAGDLFAPLAELNRARRDFLARAQSELVAASRPPSEQVLRAKTCWQTREGDYLPANPESPSVKSPSPLRLAVYTDSLDAVRVATESGIDRVYFEPDITLPDTVTSCCHTEHAGTEEQIRMAVELCRTHSIPLVWKFPRITRTAFSDAILPLVREVSGSGIEGIMVENPGMIHALHRIAPRCVISGSTGLNVFNHVTVKKLSSDCHLLTLSPELSRQECRVLVSAARKTGLDTRFALIVQGVIEAIISDDCLLEPHLHCRGEPEKQKDVFFGIRDSTGHVFPVRTDSECRTHIGNAAELCLVDHLPEIRDIGISEVVIDARGRPGAYVSAMIPVYQDALGILAALQPVGEKRLQALKDRIRKCSLGEITAGHFIRGLKES, from the coding sequence TTGTCCAACCCTGTCTGCATCCCCGGCAAAAAACCGCTTCCTGAGCTGCTCGCACCAGCGGGCTCGCCCGAAGCGTTCCGGGCGGCAATTGCCGCGGGTGCTGATGCAGTCTACCTGAGCGGAAAGCGGTTTGGCGCCCGGAAATTTGCTGCCAATTTTTCCGACGCAGAGATTGAAGAATCGGTCAGTTTTGCCCATGCCCGCGGCGTACGCGTGTACGTGACCGTCAATACCCTCATCCATGACCGCGAGATCGCAGGCACTATCGAGTATCTCATCTGGCTGTACTCGATCGGTGTTGATGCAGTCCTTATCCAGGATATCGGGATCGCTGCCCTGGCGCGGGAGATTGTTCCCGGTCTTGTCATCCACGCCTCTACCCAGATGACCATTCACGATGCTGAAGGGGTACAATGGGCGGCAGAACAGGGATTTTCCCGCGTTGTGCTCGCACGGGAACTCTCGCTTGCCGAAGTGGAGCAGATCGCAACCACTACCAAGGATACCGGTGTCGGGCTCGAGGTTTTTGCACACGGGGCGCTATGCTATGGTTATTCCGGGCAATGTCTCCTCTCCTCCGTCATCGGGGGCAGGAGCGGGAACCGGGGAATGTGTGCCCAGCCGTGCAGGAAACCCTACACGCTTGTCACCGGAACAACCGATGCCTATGGCAGGCCGGTACAGGTTCTGCCCCTCCCTGCGCGGGAACCCTATCTCCTCTCACCAAAAGATCTCTGCACGTACGGGCATCTGCATGCACTTGCCGCATCGCCGGTTACCTCGTTAAAGATTGAGGGAAGGATGAAATCCCCGGAGTACGTGGCAGTGGTTGTTGCTGCATACCGGCGGGCACTCGATGCCATCGCAGCAGGAGACAAGAGCCCGCTTCCTGACGAGATGGACAACCTCCTCATCGCGTTCAACCGCGGTTTTACGGCCGGGTATCTCTTCGTTAACCGGCACCGGGCACTCATGGGCAGGGATGCGCCCGATAACCGGGGATTGTTTATTGGAACGGTAAGCCGGTACGATGCGAAAACGAGAACCGCAGCCGTGAGGATCGATAGTGAAAGGGTACCGAAACCCGGAGACGGGCTCTTTTTCATCGATCAGCAATTCCCGGAACAACAATTCGGGTTTGCCCTCAATACTGCCCCGACCCGGACAAAGGAAAGTATCGTCCTTGCCCTCCCACAACCGGCAGGCCCGGGCACAAAGGTATACCTCACTTCTTCCGTGGACCTGACCGCCCATGCCCGGCAGATCATCGGTCATCCCTCGACAAACCTGCGCCACCCGGTACCGCTCGATCTTGACGTACGGGTAGACGATCGCGGTCGGCTGACTCTCGATGGCCGGATACATCCGGCTGACGGGCGGGAAATCACGATATCCTCCACGCCGGATATTACGCTTGTGCCGGCCGAGTCCCGCCCGCTTACGGCTGAACTGATGGAGCAGCAGATGAGAAAGAGCGGTGGCACCCCGTTTGTTATCGCGACAGTAACCATGCACTATGCCGGGGATCTCTTTGCCCCGCTTGCGGAACTGAACCGGGCACGCAGGGATTTTCTGGCACGTGCACAATCCGAACTTGTGGCCGCATCCCGTCCACCATCAGAACAGGTTTTGCGGGCAAAAACCTGCTGGCAGACGCGGGAAGGTGATTATCTCCCGGCAAATCCTGAGTCGCCGTCCGTCAAATCCCCCTCCCCGCTCCGGCTCGCAGTCTATACGGATTCCCTTGACGCGGTTCGCGTGGCCACGGAGTCGGGGATTGACCGGGTATATTTCGAACCGGATATCACTCTTCCGGACACTGTCACCAGCTGTTGTCATACTGAACATGCAGGGACAGAAGAACAGATCAGGATGGCTGTTGAACTATGCCGGACCCATAGTATTCCCCTTGTATGGAAGTTCCCCCGCATAACAAGAACGGCATTTTCTGACGCCATTCTTCCTTTGGTAAGGGAAGTATCTGGTAGTGGCATAGAGGGAATCATGGTAGAAAACCCGGGCATGATCCATGCTCTCCACCGGATCGCACCCCGGTGTGTCATATCGGGTTCCACCGGGCTGAATGTGTTCAACCATGTAACCGTAAAAAAACTCTCATCCGATTGCCACCTGCTCACCCTGTCACCGGAACTCTCCCGGCAGGAGTGCAGGGTTTTGGTATCTGCTGCGCGGAAGACGGGGCTGGATACCCGCTTTGCCCTGATAGTGCAGGGTGTCATTGAGGCGATCATCTCCGATGACTGCCTGCTGGAACCCCACCTGCACTGCAGGGGCGAACCAGAAAAACAAAAAGATGTTTTTTTTGGTATCCGTGACTCCACCGGCCACGTATTTCCGGTCCGCACGGATAGTGAATGCAGAACCCATATCGGCAATGCCGCTGAGCTCTGCCTCGTGGATCATCTTCCGGAAATCCGGGATATTGGCATCAGTGAAGTGGTGATCGATGCCCGGGGAAGGCCCGGGGCCTATGTTTCGGCAATGATACCTGTTTACCAGGACGCGCTGGGTATCCTTGCTGCCCTACAACCGGTGGGGGAAAAGAGACTGCAGGCGCTCAAAGACCGGATCAGGAAGTGTTCCCTGGGTGAGATCACCGCAGGTCATTTCATCCGGGGGCTGAAAGAATCATAA
- the aroE gene encoding shikimate dehydrogenase, whose protein sequence is MKRIVLTGFRGTGKTEIGKVLASRLNLPLLDTDAQVELKTGRSIPSIFHEEGEERFRIEEREVIASLPPDNVVISTGGGAVIDPKNMEHLRRQSVVVLLTADIDSIESRLARAPRPALTSLPLREEISELLDRRRQHYYASADFCVDTSETTPQAAGEKVLHFLSEGNSSLKQRTTALQFFKTGRIPPRAFRKLEDVLTGNNRDPQARILGVAGYPCAHSKGPALFNGLFERYGLNYHYTWFEDPELDEIMRVAHCIDAKGLSVTIPFKQDVMEYVDEVDEHAAQPIGAVNTVVFACGTAIGYNTDWLGVRKPLVHLKGAKAVLLGAGGVAAAAAFALVDLDMDVTILNRTPANAKTLADRFGCKSAEWDAFDGIKPDLVVNATPLGMEPDTRSPLNEDQILPGMTVYDLVYTPPVTPLIQSAQNKGCHTILGTEMFIHQAREQFYLYFGIDVPDTIIRELVA, encoded by the coding sequence ATGAAACGGATTGTGCTGACCGGCTTTCGCGGCACCGGAAAAACCGAGATCGGCAAGGTCCTTGCCAGCCGGCTGAACCTGCCGCTCCTCGATACGGATGCACAGGTCGAGTTGAAGACCGGCAGGTCCATTCCCTCCATCTTTCACGAGGAGGGAGAGGAGCGGTTCCGCATCGAAGAGCGCGAAGTGATCGCTTCCCTCCCGCCCGACAACGTCGTCATCAGCACCGGCGGGGGAGCGGTGATCGATCCAAAAAACATGGAGCACCTCCGCAGGCAGAGCGTTGTCGTCCTGCTCACCGCAGATATTGACTCGATCGAATCGCGGCTGGCCCGTGCCCCCCGGCCTGCCCTGACCAGTCTTCCGCTCAGGGAAGAGATTTCTGAGCTCCTCGATCGCCGGCGCCAGCACTATTACGCTTCTGCCGATTTCTGCGTTGACACCAGCGAGACCACCCCCCAGGCAGCCGGCGAGAAGGTGCTGCATTTTCTCTCCGAAGGCAACTCATCACTAAAACAGCGCACCACCGCGCTGCAGTTCTTTAAAACGGGGCGGATTCCTCCCCGTGCATTCCGGAAACTGGAGGATGTGCTGACCGGAAATAACCGGGATCCTCAGGCACGGATCCTGGGAGTCGCCGGTTACCCGTGTGCTCACAGCAAGGGCCCGGCCCTTTTCAACGGGCTGTTTGAACGGTATGGTCTCAATTACCATTACACGTGGTTTGAAGACCCGGAACTCGATGAGATCATGCGGGTTGCACATTGCATCGATGCAAAAGGGCTCTCGGTGACAATTCCGTTCAAACAGGACGTGATGGAGTACGTCGATGAAGTGGATGAGCATGCAGCCCAGCCGATTGGTGCCGTGAACACGGTGGTCTTTGCCTGCGGGACGGCGATCGGGTATAACACTGACTGGCTTGGCGTCAGAAAGCCGCTGGTTCACTTAAAAGGGGCAAAAGCGGTACTGCTCGGGGCCGGCGGCGTGGCAGCAGCTGCGGCTTTTGCCCTTGTTGACCTTGATATGGATGTGACAATCCTGAACCGGACCCCGGCAAATGCAAAAACCCTTGCAGATCGGTTTGGCTGCAAGTCGGCCGAATGGGATGCTTTTGACGGGATAAAACCCGATCTGGTGGTGAATGCCACCCCCCTCGGTATGGAGCCGGACACCCGGAGCCCGCTTAACGAAGATCAGATCCTGCCGGGCATGACCGTGTACGACCTGGTCTACACACCGCCGGTGACCCCGCTCATCCAGTCTGCCCAGAATAAAGGATGTCATACCATCCTTGGCACCGAGATGTTCATCCACCAGGCGCGTGAGCAGTTTTATCTCTACTTCGGTATCGATGTACCGGACACGATAATCCGGGAGTTGGTTGCATGA
- a CDS encoding type I 3-dehydroquinate dehydratase, protein MTTGRLNPVQVLAYLFVSSRPTPRYMKIVAALTDPLQASRAQEQGADMIELRFDLMKGDPKKLVQQCKKTCSLPIIATLRSGREGGQFFGDGKEWEKKIRPIVSLVEYVDVEQQFVKNAVCVKDAGTKIIASHHAPMMMPLHVLFVMERELRAYGDIVKIIVTPGNADDVIELIAFTHAVKQPICCGVMGSAFRYARAVLPLFGSELVYCHMGETTAEGQYTVEEFVQLKKLLLG, encoded by the coding sequence GTGACAACCGGTCGTCTCAATCCCGTTCAGGTTTTGGCGTATCTTTTTGTGAGCAGCCGGCCAACACCACGGTACATGAAGATCGTTGCAGCGCTTACGGATCCGCTCCAGGCATCCCGTGCACAGGAACAGGGAGCCGATATGATTGAACTCAGGTTTGACCTGATGAAGGGGGATCCGAAGAAGCTGGTTCAGCAGTGCAAAAAAACCTGTTCGCTGCCTATTATTGCAACCCTCCGCTCCGGACGGGAGGGGGGACAGTTTTTCGGTGACGGTAAGGAATGGGAGAAGAAGATCCGGCCGATCGTCTCCCTTGTCGAATACGTGGACGTGGAACAGCAGTTTGTAAAAAATGCGGTCTGCGTAAAGGACGCGGGAACAAAGATCATCGCTTCCCACCATGCGCCCATGATGATGCCGCTGCATGTATTGTTCGTCATGGAACGCGAACTCCGGGCGTACGGGGATATCGTGAAGATCATTGTCACGCCGGGAAATGCCGATGATGTCATCGAGCTGATCGCATTCACGCACGCGGTGAAACAACCGATCTGCTGCGGGGTGATGGGCTCTGCATTCCGGTATGCCCGGGCAGTGCTGCCGCTCTTTGGCTCTGAACTGGTGTACTGTCATATGGGTGAGACAACTGCCGAGGGACAGTACACGGTTGAGGAGTTTGTCCAGCTCAAAAAACTGCTGCTGGGATAA
- a CDS encoding sulfurtransferase, producing the protein MKESNPKSPDKSVVRWVTPAWLDAHRNDPGLVIIDCRQNTHAYFTEHIPGAIHLHEGLLRMHIGGIPVRWIPAEVAQVLFRTLGIGEDRPIVVYSACRPANVSTPVTGDGLEAPFIAYSLVRFGCRRVMILNGGLEQWKAGGYPPAQDFGESFPSAFTVEMPLDLFIGYEECVRIKDDPEVILVDTRPSPWYEGQGPWRKPGHIPGAVSLPATHLFDADNPSLLKPEREIRALLAGLEIAPEKRIICSCGTGRTAAAVFLILKWYLGYPDVVMYEGGFTEWVSHSENTTVTGTMPR; encoded by the coding sequence ATGAAAGAGAGTAATCCAAAAAGCCCGGATAAAAGCGTGGTCCGCTGGGTCACTCCGGCATGGCTGGACGCACACCGGAACGATCCCGGGCTGGTCATTATCGACTGCCGGCAGAATACCCATGCCTACTTCACGGAGCATATCCCCGGTGCCATTCACCTCCATGAAGGATTGCTCCGCATGCACATCGGGGGGATACCCGTTCGCTGGATTCCCGCCGAAGTGGCGCAGGTACTGTTCCGTACGCTGGGGATCGGGGAGGACCGCCCGATTGTGGTGTATTCAGCATGCCGGCCGGCAAACGTGTCCACACCGGTAACCGGTGACGGGCTGGAAGCGCCATTCATTGCCTACTCGCTGGTCCGGTTCGGGTGCCGGCGGGTGATGATACTCAATGGCGGCCTAGAGCAGTGGAAAGCCGGGGGCTATCCGCCGGCACAGGATTTCGGGGAGTCTTTTCCCTCAGCATTTACGGTGGAGATGCCGCTCGACCTCTTCATCGGGTACGAAGAATGCGTTCGCATAAAAGATGACCCGGAGGTAATACTGGTAGACACGCGGCCGTCACCTTGGTATGAGGGGCAGGGACCATGGAGAAAACCGGGTCATATCCCCGGCGCAGTCAGTCTTCCGGCAACCCACCTCTTTGATGCCGATAATCCCTCACTCTTAAAACCGGAGAGAGAGATTCGCGCACTTCTCGCAGGGCTGGAGATTGCCCCGGAAAAAAGGATTATCTGCTCCTGCGGTACGGGAAGGACAGCCGCAGCAGTGTTTCTCATCCTGAAATGGTATCTGGGGTACCCGGATGTCGTGATGTACGAAGGCGGGTTCACCGAGTGGGTATCGCATTCGGAAAATACCACTGTGACCGGAACAATGCCCCGGTAA
- the aroA gene encoding 3-phosphoshikimate 1-carboxyvinyltransferase codes for MIQAIPRLQDVDITVAAPPSKSYTHRALIAGALAEGKTTIFRPLDAEDTRLTAGALRSLGVVVEDQPGRILVTGCNGSLPNRRPTTLDLDNSGTSLRLLTTLALLCQYPVVLTGSARMQERPIGPLAGALPAIGGTVEFLSKDGYPPLRVSGKLLGGPVVIDGSMSSQFISSILMAAPYAHKEVEVIIPAPPASASYLDITLSVMEAFGAKVEQTGYERFIVSTADRYKGKRYTVEGDYSSASYFFALAAICCGKVTVKNLAPASVQGDRRFLDALELMGCKVTYGAKSVTVEKSGELNGITFDMATSPDTVQTLCMVAAVASTPTTLTGISHLKFKESDRISSTAERLRLLGGDVQVYEDRITIRPARLHGGSIDPANDHRTAMSFAVLGCGIGGVTILNAECVNKSFPGFWDQLAGITG; via the coding sequence ATGATCCAGGCGATTCCCCGTCTTCAGGATGTTGATATCACGGTTGCAGCTCCCCCGTCCAAGAGCTACACGCACCGTGCACTCATCGCGGGAGCGCTGGCCGAGGGCAAAACCACCATCTTCCGCCCTCTCGACGCTGAAGATACCCGGCTGACCGCCGGCGCCCTCCGGTCTCTCGGTGTTGTCGTGGAGGACCAGCCGGGTCGGATCCTTGTCACTGGCTGCAACGGTTCTCTGCCGAATCGTCGGCCGACAACCCTTGATCTCGATAACTCCGGCACAAGTCTCCGCCTTCTCACTACCCTTGCCCTGCTCTGCCAGTACCCCGTGGTATTGACCGGCAGCGCCCGGATGCAGGAGCGCCCCATCGGACCCCTGGCCGGGGCACTACCCGCCATTGGCGGAACCGTGGAGTTCCTGTCAAAGGACGGTTACCCGCCGCTTCGCGTGAGCGGGAAACTGCTCGGCGGGCCCGTGGTCATCGACGGCTCCATGAGCAGCCAGTTCATCTCCTCGATCCTGATGGCGGCGCCGTACGCACACAAGGAAGTCGAGGTTATCATACCGGCACCCCCGGCATCGGCTTCGTACCTCGACATCACCCTCAGCGTGATGGAAGCGTTCGGGGCAAAGGTTGAGCAGACCGGCTACGAGCGCTTCATTGTCAGCACCGCAGACCGCTACAAAGGAAAGCGGTACACCGTTGAGGGAGATTACTCCTCCGCGTCGTACTTCTTTGCGCTTGCAGCCATCTGCTGCGGAAAAGTGACCGTGAAGAACCTGGCTCCCGCATCCGTTCAGGGAGACCGAAGGTTCCTCGACGCGTTAGAGCTGATGGGCTGCAAGGTAACCTATGGGGCAAAGTCCGTTACAGTGGAGAAATCCGGTGAACTGAACGGGATAACATTCGATATGGCCACCTCGCCCGATACGGTCCAGACCCTCTGCATGGTGGCAGCCGTGGCCTCAACCCCGACCACCCTCACGGGCATCAGTCATTTAAAGTTCAAGGAAAGCGACCGTATCAGTAGTACAGCAGAGCGGTTGCGGTTGCTGGGCGGCGATGTGCAGGTTTATGAGGATCGGATCACGATCCGGCCTGCTCGTCTGCATGGCGGCTCTATCGACCCGGCAAACGATCACCGTACGGCCATGAGTTTTGCCGTGCTGGGCTGTGGCATCGGGGGAGTAACCATACTTAACGCAGAGTGTGTCAATAAATCGTTCCCGGGGTTCTGGGACCAGCTCGCGGGGATTACCGGATGA
- the aroC gene encoding chorismate synthase produces MNTFGKNFRITTFGESHGPALGVVIDGCPAGIELTENDIQPLLDRRRPGTSPLSSPRKESDRVEMLSGIFEGKTTGMPVALMVRNENQQSKDYEELREKFRPGHADFTYREKYGIRDHRGGGRSSGRETLSRVAAGAVAMKCLAARGIMITGTISEVHGRTRPAEIEKEILAAKAAGDSVGGVVQVTATGCPAGLGDPVFGKLDALIAGAMMGIGAVKGVEIGDGFAAARTFGSENNDQMTAEGFSSNHAGGILGGISSGQDIVVRIAVKPTPSIAKVQQTRDIHGNVVEITVGGRHDPCIVPRIVPVAEAMLALVLMDCVLEQMKYR; encoded by the coding sequence ATGAACACATTTGGGAAAAATTTCAGGATTACGACATTCGGGGAAAGCCATGGTCCGGCACTGGGCGTTGTTATCGATGGGTGTCCGGCAGGGATCGAACTAACGGAGAACGATATCCAGCCCCTTCTTGACCGGCGACGGCCGGGCACATCTCCCCTCAGCTCACCGCGAAAGGAGTCCGACCGGGTGGAGATGCTTTCCGGTATCTTTGAAGGAAAGACAACCGGTATGCCGGTTGCCCTTATGGTGCGAAACGAGAACCAGCAGTCAAAGGACTATGAGGAACTCCGGGAGAAATTCCGTCCGGGTCACGCCGACTTCACCTACCGGGAAAAATATGGCATCCGGGATCACCGGGGCGGCGGCAGGAGTTCCGGCAGGGAAACACTCTCCCGCGTAGCAGCCGGTGCTGTGGCGATGAAGTGCCTGGCTGCCCGGGGAATCATGATTACCGGAACCATCAGTGAAGTGCATGGCAGAACCCGTCCTGCTGAAATAGAAAAAGAGATCCTCGCCGCAAAGGCAGCCGGGGATTCGGTGGGGGGAGTCGTGCAGGTTACTGCCACCGGCTGCCCGGCCGGCCTTGGCGATCCGGTCTTTGGGAAACTCGATGCATTAATCGCCGGTGCGATGATGGGTATCGGCGCCGTCAAAGGTGTTGAAATCGGCGATGGGTTTGCCGCTGCACGGACATTTGGGAGCGAGAACAATGACCAGATGACTGCTGAGGGTTTTTCCAGCAATCATGCCGGGGGCATCCTTGGCGGTATCTCTTCGGGGCAGGACATTGTCGTCCGGATTGCCGTGAAACCCACCCCTTCAATCGCAAAAGTCCAGCAGACCCGGGATATTCACGGTAATGTGGTTGAGATCACGGTCGGGGGCAGGCATGATCCCTGTATTGTTCCCCGCATCGTGCCGGTTGCAGAAGCCATGCTCGCGCTGGTGCTCATGGACTGCGTGCTGGAACAGATGAAATACCGGTAA
- a CDS encoding prephenate dehydratase domain-containing protein: MTIITLGPEGTFSHELALKMGCKSVRLVPTIHSILAAVAQGEGDGLAPIENSEAGGVGETLDGLMQYPLFITAEMYMPIHHHLASTVPLAQMRIIYAHPQTHEQCSERIEEWKIPVIHTSSNASSALEARKTPNAGAIISVSAASLYKMPIVVSNVQNNSFNTTRFVRISQTPAPPDNARKCSIVIDPSTDRAGLLHDLLEVFAKRKINLSRIESRPSKRGIGSYVFFLDTAATPAIPDALAELRTIATVKELGCYAKREVPV; encoded by the coding sequence ATGACGATCATAACCCTGGGGCCGGAAGGCACCTTTTCCCACGAACTTGCCCTGAAGATGGGGTGCAAATCCGTACGCCTCGTTCCCACCATCCACAGTATCCTCGCCGCTGTTGCACAGGGCGAGGGTGACGGGCTCGCGCCGATTGAGAACTCCGAAGCCGGGGGTGTAGGGGAAACTCTCGACGGGCTGATGCAGTACCCGCTCTTCATCACGGCGGAGATGTATATGCCCATCCATCATCACCTCGCATCAACGGTACCTCTCGCACAGATGAGGATCATATACGCCCATCCCCAGACGCACGAGCAGTGCAGTGAACGCATCGAGGAATGGAAGATTCCGGTAATCCATACCAGCAGTAATGCATCCAGTGCACTGGAAGCGAGAAAAACCCCCAATGCCGGTGCCATCATCTCGGTATCCGCAGCATCGCTGTACAAAATGCCCATCGTCGTTTCAAACGTGCAGAATAATTCGTTCAACACGACCCGGTTTGTACGCATTTCTCAGACCCCTGCTCCCCCGGACAATGCCCGGAAATGCAGTATTGTCATCGATCCCAGCACGGATCGCGCGGGTCTCTTACATGATCTGCTCGAAGTGTTTGCCAAGCGGAAGATCAACCTCTCCCGGATCGAATCGCGCCCCTCAAAACGCGGGATTGGCAGCTATGTCTTTTTCCTTGACACCGCAGCAACCCCGGCGATTCCCGATGCACTGGCCGAGCTGAGGACAATTGCTACGGTCAAGGAACTCGGGTGCTATGCGAAGAGGGAGGTTCCCGTATGA
- a CDS encoding RimK-like ATPgrasp N-terminal domain-containing protein, producing the protein MNNRGGKTPPPEKIALPQSAGYGPAAIAITPQPAAVKPAFYLSPVTCAGKLPAKTNGRKNNLLHKDSLFIIRRGEISHVVSEDYSYKTDTYYTILQKEMEGMKIHPSSGAVIDAFVVPICLERAKLAGIPVCDWEISQGYVPLPAIIYGLNYFATTAEYITVYDNEGAKEAVRHFTNKGKYPFCYQKLGEDVKISECTVIFGKTGGEDDAVADIAGKIYDLFSIPLFQMVLVKNGNHSALSSLSPARYSHMTDNERVILEAFLSHQEFL; encoded by the coding sequence ATGAACAATAGAGGGGGTAAAACCCCACCCCCGGAAAAAATCGCCCTTCCCCAAAGTGCAGGATACGGTCCAGCTGCAATCGCCATCACACCACAACCTGCAGCAGTAAAACCGGCTTTCTACCTTTCACCTGTAACGTGTGCAGGGAAACTTCCGGCAAAAACAAACGGCAGAAAAAACAACCTGCTGCACAAAGATTCGCTTTTTATTATCAGGCGTGGTGAGATTTCCCACGTAGTAAGTGAAGATTACTCGTACAAAACCGACACGTACTATACTATCCTGCAAAAGGAGATGGAGGGAATGAAGATACACCCGTCCTCCGGTGCGGTGATCGATGCGTTTGTCGTGCCCATCTGTCTTGAACGGGCAAAACTCGCCGGTATCCCGGTCTGTGATTGGGAGATCTCGCAGGGATATGTACCGCTGCCAGCCATCATCTATGGCCTGAACTATTTTGCAACAACCGCGGAGTATATTACCGTCTATGACAACGAGGGAGCAAAAGAAGCAGTCCGGCATTTCACCAACAAAGGGAAATACCCTTTCTGTTACCAGAAACTGGGCGAAGATGTAAAAATCAGCGAGTGTACGGTAATCTTCGGAAAGACCGGTGGTGAGGATGACGCTGTCGCAGATATAGCCGGGAAAATCTATGATCTCTTTTCAATTCCTCTCTTCCAGATGGTGCTGGTGAAAAACGGAAATCACTCTGCCCTTTCATCGCTGTCTCCTGCCCGGTATTCTCACATGACCGACAATGAACGTGTGATCCTTGAAGCATTCCTGTCCCACCAGGAGTTCCTATGA